One part of the Bacteroidia bacterium genome encodes these proteins:
- the yjjX gene encoding inosine/xanthosine triphosphatase → MQLIIASRNPIKVNASLKGFQAMFPQESFEVEGVSVASDVSDQPMSDTETLQGAINRAHHAKELYPKADFWVGIEGGLEEREEDYHAFAWVYVLSHTQKGQSRSASFQLPPQVCQLIRQGMELGDADDVVFGSKNSKQANGAVGLLSGDAIVRETLYIPAVTLALVPFRNQDLFRQE, encoded by the coding sequence ATGCAACTGATCATAGCTTCCCGCAATCCTATCAAAGTCAATGCTAGCCTCAAAGGCTTTCAGGCCATGTTTCCCCAGGAATCTTTTGAAGTAGAAGGCGTCTCGGTAGCCTCCGATGTATCCGACCAACCCATGAGCGATACAGAAACTCTCCAGGGAGCTATCAACCGGGCTCATCATGCAAAGGAGCTTTATCCAAAGGCAGATTTTTGGGTTGGAATAGAGGGAGGATTAGAAGAAAGGGAGGAAGATTATCATGCTTTTGCCTGGGTCTATGTATTGAGTCATACACAAAAGGGTCAAAGCAGAAGTGCATCCTTTCAACTCCCGCCGCAAGTTTGCCAATTGATCAGGCAAGGAATGGAACTGGGAGATGCAGATGATGTTGTGTTTGGAAGCAAAAATTCCAAACAGGCAAATGGCGCAGTAGGTTTACTGAGTGGAGATGCAATTGTGCGGGAAACGCTCTACATTCCTGCAGTTACCCTTGCTTTGGTTCCTTTCAGAAATCAGGATTTATTTAGGCAGGAGTAG
- the pyrR gene encoding bifunctional pyr operon transcriptional regulator/uracil phosphoribosyltransferase PyrR, whose translation MKADKLDLFPKGKLQITLLRLCHQLMEKYDDFSHVVLLGVQTSGVHLGRRIQAMMKELVGVDLLTGELDATFFRDDFRMRKEPLEPNRTNIDFLIEDKHVILLDDVLYTGRTIRAGLDAMLAYGRPKSVELFVLVDRKHKRELPIQPSYVGIQVDTIKTQRVLVNLKEAGGKDQVLLVSQE comes from the coding sequence ATGAAAGCAGATAAACTAGACCTCTTTCCCAAAGGAAAACTCCAGATCACCTTACTGAGGCTTTGCCATCAATTGATGGAAAAGTATGATGATTTTTCTCATGTTGTATTGCTGGGGGTTCAAACCAGCGGTGTACACCTGGGCCGAAGAATTCAGGCCATGATGAAAGAACTGGTGGGAGTAGATCTCCTGACCGGGGAATTGGATGCTACTTTCTTCCGCGATGATTTCCGCATGCGAAAAGAACCGCTGGAACCCAATCGTACTAATATTGATTTTCTGATCGAAGACAAACATGTCATTCTGCTGGATGATGTGCTCTATACCGGTCGTACCATACGAGCTGGCCTGGATGCTATGCTTGCTTATGGAAGGCCCAAAAGTGTAGAGCTCTTTGTACTGGTTGATCGAAAACATAAGCGCGAATTACCCATCCAGCCCTCTTATGTAGGAATTCAGGTAGATACCATCAAGACCCAAAGGGTATTGGTAAATCTAAAAGAAGCAGGAGGCAAAGATCAGGTTTTACTGGTTTCACAGGAATAG
- a CDS encoding aspartate carbamoyltransferase catalytic subunit, translated as MALSTRHLLGIKYITAEDMHSIFETADNFKEVINRPIKKVPSLRDITIANLFFENSTRTRISFELAEKRLSADVVNFSASSSSVKKGETLLDTVNNILAMKVDMVVMRHPHPGAPVYLSKHIPAQIINAGDGTHEHPTQALLDCFSLRENFGSFKGLKVAIVGDITHSRVALSNIFALKKLGAEVTVCGPPTLIPKHIESLGAKVNYNLYETLKWCDAVNMLRIQLERQDIKFFPSLRDYSLQYQLNMDMLDRLNKKLVIMHPGPINRGVEITSEVADSDQSVILEQVQNGVATRMAVLYLLAGVKGEN; from the coding sequence ATGGCATTAAGTACGAGGCATCTACTGGGCATCAAATATATCACGGCTGAGGATATGCATAGTATCTTCGAAACCGCGGATAATTTCAAAGAAGTCATCAACAGGCCCATTAAAAAAGTCCCTTCACTCAGAGATATTACCATAGCCAACCTGTTTTTCGAAAACTCTACCCGAACCAGAATTTCCTTTGAATTGGCAGAAAAAAGACTTTCTGCTGATGTGGTCAATTTTTCGGCTTCGTCTAGCAGTGTGAAAAAAGGAGAAACCCTGCTGGATACCGTCAATAATATTCTGGCGATGAAGGTGGACATGGTGGTTATGCGACATCCTCATCCCGGAGCGCCAGTTTACCTGAGTAAACATATTCCCGCCCAGATCATCAATGCTGGCGATGGAACGCATGAGCATCCGACCCAGGCTTTATTAGACTGCTTTTCTCTAAGAGAGAACTTTGGCTCTTTCAAAGGACTGAAAGTAGCCATCGTGGGCGATATCACACATAGCCGGGTTGCCTTATCCAATATTTTCGCCCTCAAAAAACTGGGAGCTGAAGTAACCGTTTGTGGTCCTCCGACCTTGATCCCTAAACATATTGAAAGTCTGGGAGCCAAGGTAAACTACAACCTTTATGAAACCCTCAAATGGTGTGATGCAGTAAATATGCTCCGCATCCAATTGGAAAGACAGGATATCAAATTTTTTCCAAGTCTGAGAGATTATTCTTTACAATACCAGCTCAATATGGATATGCTGGACCGACTGAATAAAAAACTCGTCATCATGCATCCGGGCCCAATCAATAGAGGAGTAGAAATCACCAGCGAAGTGGCCGATAGCGATCAATCCGTGATATTGGAGCAGGTACAGAATGGAGTGGCGACACGCATGGCGGTACTTTATCTTTTGGCAGGGGTTAAAGGGGAGAATTAA
- a CDS encoding LptF/LptG family permease produces MKAFLPPFLMSFLIILFILVMQFMAVYMDKILGKGLGIGILFKMIGFAGGKLAISAMPVAVLAGALISFGSFGEHYELAAIKSSGISLLKAMRSSIILGVVLVVGSIVLSHNIVPLSNLKFYSLYYDISRKKAELALTPGIFYWDITNYVIRVADKNNDRGTLYDVLIYDHTENRGNNDVIIADSAKTYTEEDRLQMVLYAGVRHEEIKPESGRKNFPHGRTYFDSLYYTFNLEDFKLSRTEESQFRHQITLSQEELGSAIDSLGDLQVDYLEKAFNQIGRYTKVDSNFLTGPKDTLTYDKPLVVYDMAPGDSIIGCDTILDHSDALSRSLVNIRAVKSYLDFMNKKKSDQNRTQRKFQYEYYLRYAVPINCLVFMIIGVSLGAIIRKGGLGMPAIVSIIFFIISHIAGTYGRKFSKEGVLSPEVGAFLPVIIFTPVALIVVYQATMDTRIMEAESWKKISKFFRFFRLIRNFLPV; encoded by the coding sequence TTGAAGGCATTTCTTCCGCCTTTCCTTATGAGCTTTCTGATCATCCTCTTTATCCTGGTGATGCAGTTTATGGCTGTATACATGGATAAGATTTTGGGGAAAGGTCTGGGTATAGGCATACTCTTCAAAATGATAGGTTTTGCGGGGGGAAAGCTGGCCATAAGTGCCATGCCCGTTGCCGTACTTGCGGGAGCCCTGATTTCTTTTGGAAGCTTTGGAGAGCATTATGAATTGGCAGCTATAAAATCCAGTGGGATCAGCTTGCTAAAAGCTATGCGTTCCTCGATCATCCTCGGGGTAGTTCTGGTAGTAGGTTCTATTGTTCTTTCACACAATATCGTTCCCCTTTCCAATCTAAAGTTCTATTCCCTTTATTATGATATCAGCCGAAAAAAGGCAGAACTAGCCCTTACCCCGGGTATTTTTTACTGGGATATCACCAATTATGTGATACGGGTCGCGGATAAAAATAATGACAGAGGCACCCTGTATGATGTCCTCATTTATGACCATACGGAAAATCGGGGCAATAATGATGTGATCATTGCAGACTCTGCGAAAACCTATACAGAAGAGGATCGCCTTCAAATGGTTCTGTATGCCGGAGTGAGACATGAAGAAATCAAGCCGGAAAGTGGTAGAAAAAACTTTCCCCACGGAAGGACCTATTTCGATTCTCTTTACTATACTTTCAATCTGGAGGATTTCAAACTTAGTCGAACAGAAGAATCACAATTCCGACATCAGATTACCCTTTCACAGGAAGAATTGGGATCAGCTATTGATAGTCTAGGGGATTTGCAGGTGGACTATCTGGAGAAAGCTTTTAATCAAATCGGAAGATATACCAAAGTTGACAGCAATTTTCTCACAGGTCCCAAGGATACGCTTACTTATGATAAGCCTTTAGTCGTATATGATATGGCTCCGGGCGATAGTATCATTGGATGTGATACCATCCTTGATCACAGTGATGCGCTCAGCCGGTCTTTGGTAAATATCAGAGCTGTAAAAAGTTACCTGGATTTCATGAATAAAAAGAAATCCGATCAGAATCGCACGCAAAGAAAATTCCAATACGAATATTACCTCCGATATGCGGTTCCTATCAATTGTCTGGTATTTATGATTATCGGGGTTTCTTTGGGAGCCATTATCAGGAAAGGAGGATTAGGTATGCCTGCCATTGTCAGCATCATCTTTTTCATTATATCTCATATCGCGGGAACCTATGGTCGGAAATTTTCTAAAGAAGGAGTACTGAGTCCTGAAGTCGGAGCTTTTCTACCCGTCATCATCTTTACACCTGTAGCTCTGATCGTTGTTTACCAGGCAACTATGGATACCCGCATCATGGAAGCAGAAAGCTGGAAGAAGATCAGTAAATTCTTCAGATTCTTTCGACTTATCAGAAACTTCCTGCCCGTTTAA
- a CDS encoding patatin-like phospholipase family protein translates to MYRFAILVLIGLWNFFVPLQAQDKPSPPNPNNGRILIVSGGGATGAWGGGVTQALHNKGFRYDAVIGSSTGSLIAPFILNESFDELKEGYTNITDKDIFNVRPFKTKGKKKGELRMFNALWRIISPKKTLGESKNLLKTIRKFFTQSDFDSLRNTECDFFVTVVNVLEDEIEYKSIHDPELGMVDGIYDSVEAYKSYTRWIWASANFPVFMSMHSVKDDAGVRSYYFDGGIKESIPLEKGLALAREKGYRNIDVIIHSTGDPQLTQDSKVNKAMKLLGRTIEIFRSEVRQNDVKLAEAIGKLEPRPLKDDAIGITIYYMAPEDYNLIPNQLVFEKHEMNALWESGTQIFDLDRYKGKIVKFSIDNDQTLEDLLGLR, encoded by the coding sequence ATGTATCGATTTGCGATTTTGGTCCTGATAGGACTATGGAACTTCTTTGTCCCTCTGCAAGCTCAAGACAAGCCATCGCCTCCTAATCCAAATAATGGACGCATATTGATTGTGTCTGGAGGAGGAGCAACGGGAGCCTGGGGAGGAGGTGTTACACAGGCACTTCATAACAAAGGTTTTAGATATGATGCTGTAATCGGCTCCAGTACAGGCAGCCTGATCGCCCCATTTATTTTGAATGAGTCATTTGATGAACTCAAGGAAGGATATACCAATATCACAGACAAGGACATCTTTAATGTCCGCCCTTTTAAAACCAAAGGAAAAAAGAAAGGAGAGCTTCGGATGTTCAATGCTTTATGGCGGATCATTTCCCCCAAAAAGACCCTGGGAGAAAGTAAAAATCTGCTGAAAACCATCCGGAAATTCTTTACCCAGTCCGACTTCGATTCGCTTCGAAATACAGAATGCGATTTCTTTGTTACGGTAGTAAATGTGCTGGAGGATGAAATTGAATATAAATCTATCCATGATCCCGAATTGGGAATGGTGGATGGGATATATGATTCAGTTGAAGCTTATAAATCCTATACACGTTGGATCTGGGCCTCTGCCAACTTTCCGGTATTTATGTCTATGCATAGTGTGAAGGATGATGCAGGAGTCCGAAGTTATTATTTTGATGGAGGGATTAAAGAAAGCATTCCCTTAGAGAAAGGGCTGGCACTGGCCAGAGAAAAAGGTTATAGAAATATAGATGTCATCATTCACAGTACCGGAGATCCTCAACTTACGCAGGATAGCAAGGTGAATAAAGCCATGAAGCTCTTGGGGAGAACCATTGAAATATTTCGCAGTGAAGTCCGGCAGAATGATGTGAAGCTGGCAGAAGCCATCGGTAAACTGGAGCCTCGCCCTTTGAAAGATGATGCGATTGGAATTACCATTTACTATATGGCACCTGAGGATTATAATCTCATTCCCAATCAGCTGGTCTTTGAAAAACATGAGATGAATGCACTTTGGGAAAGCGGCACACAAATCTTCGACCTGGACCGATACAAAGGGAAAATTGTCAAATTCAGCATAGATAATGACCAGACACTGGAAGACCTATTGGGTCTCCGCTAA
- a CDS encoding nuclear transport factor 2 family protein, with the protein MTYKEKAEDLYAMLGQGQAMEAFEKHYHPEVVAVEADGKKREGKDTNRKSLQEWFTMVKEHHGGGYHSITADEDAAVTMVEAWTDVTFHDGNRMKMEEVCVQRWKDGQIVHERYYYNIPPHLQQQQ; encoded by the coding sequence ATGACCTACAAAGAAAAGGCAGAAGATCTCTATGCTATGCTCGGGCAAGGACAAGCCATGGAAGCATTTGAAAAGCACTACCATCCAGAGGTAGTCGCGGTAGAGGCCGACGGGAAAAAGCGCGAAGGAAAAGATACCAATCGCAAATCGCTGCAAGAATGGTTTACGATGGTAAAAGAGCATCATGGCGGAGGCTACCATTCCATTACAGCTGATGAGGATGCTGCGGTGACTATGGTAGAAGCCTGGACTGATGTAACTTTTCATGATGGTAATCGGATGAAAATGGAAGAGGTATGTGTGCAACGCTGGAAGGACGGTCAAATCGTTCATGAGCGTTACTATTACAACATTCCTCCGCACTTACAACAACAGCAATAA
- a CDS encoding sterol desaturase family protein: protein MDFAYFAEQMSQDQLLVLAFPLFIIVMLLEMWYDRKEQLDLYHGKDTWASISMAVASAIVEIVPKLLLFILIYYLHEISPLREVIQRQWWAWILLFFLDDFTYYWFHRLNHEVRLFWAGHVPHHSSVKMNFGTALRQGVGERIHKYVFWLWLPLLGFDALMIFSMISLNLLYQFWVHTELVGKFPKAIELIFNTPSHHRVHHASNIRYLDCNHAGVLIIWDRIFGTFSEEKDVEKPVYGLTKNIESHHPLTVATHEYGAIWKDVKRAENWSDKLRYIFLAPGWSHDGPDRRAKVLRKALKEKTV, encoded by the coding sequence ATGGACTTTGCCTACTTCGCCGAACAAATGTCCCAGGACCAACTCCTGGTTTTGGCCTTCCCATTATTCATTATTGTCATGTTGCTGGAAATGTGGTACGACCGCAAAGAGCAATTGGATTTATATCATGGCAAAGATACCTGGGCCTCTATTTCTATGGCGGTAGCTTCAGCCATAGTCGAAATAGTTCCCAAACTATTGCTCTTTATTCTAATCTATTATTTACATGAGATCAGTCCCTTGAGAGAGGTGATACAAAGACAATGGTGGGCCTGGATACTCCTCTTTTTTCTGGACGATTTTACCTATTACTGGTTTCATCGACTCAATCATGAGGTGAGGCTTTTTTGGGCCGGACATGTGCCGCATCATTCCTCTGTGAAAATGAACTTTGGAACCGCTTTGAGGCAAGGGGTAGGAGAAAGAATTCACAAATATGTTTTCTGGTTGTGGCTCCCCCTTTTGGGATTTGATGCCCTCATGATTTTTAGCATGATCTCCCTCAATCTCCTGTATCAATTTTGGGTACATACGGAATTGGTGGGGAAATTTCCGAAAGCCATCGAACTCATTTTCAATACGCCTTCTCACCATCGGGTGCACCATGCCTCCAATATTCGTTACCTGGATTGCAATCATGCAGGAGTATTGATCATTTGGGATCGCATATTTGGGACATTTTCAGAAGAAAAGGATGTGGAAAAACCGGTATATGGCTTGACTAAAAATATCGAATCTCATCATCCTCTTACTGTCGCCACCCACGAATATGGAGCCATTTGGAAGGATGTAAAACGGGCAGAAAATTGGTCTGATAAACTTCGCTATATCTTTTTGGCCCCAGGTTGGAGCCATGATGGTCCAGACAGGCGAGCCAAAGTTTTACGAAAAGCTCTGAAAGAAAAAACGGTTTGA
- a CDS encoding DUF2219 family protein encodes MKTLARVYGPFLVLILSLSQLFSQQVAHNIYFPTELYSLGKESFFIYLDNDKFIPPSLDEDRDYTNGIAFSYSNKGLLNFPLHKINNWLLQEVLNPQSDSNFQFLSPEIKLGSLAYTPRDIAESRLILDDRPYASVHYIEIKSRLWNKQKNQVHSLGISYGVLASPIAEFAQIIIHTIGRIRPVPEGWDNQIAHPWEPTLLMSYQRDRIWRKEKAHSFLDLKESISLDVGFRLMGAYALTGRWGTKVGKRDQGQAFLYLRLKPHALAYDANLEGQFRPSLYTVPRKDIYFFRAEAAAGISFNWDWAKRSLKTGYGFYAQSPEARYPTHTRFHYWGRFWLGWVF; translated from the coding sequence ATGAAAACACTGGCAAGGGTATATGGCCCTTTTCTCGTTCTCATCCTCTCCTTATCTCAACTTTTCAGCCAACAGGTAGCCCACAATATTTACTTCCCTACAGAACTCTATTCTTTGGGAAAGGAATCCTTTTTCATCTATCTGGACAATGATAAATTCATTCCTCCCAGCCTGGATGAAGATCGGGACTATACCAATGGGATTGCATTCTCCTACAGCAATAAAGGCTTACTAAATTTCCCCTTACATAAAATCAATAATTGGCTCCTGCAAGAGGTACTAAACCCTCAGTCAGATAGTAATTTTCAATTCCTTTCCCCCGAAATCAAACTAGGCAGCCTCGCGTATACGCCCAGAGACATTGCAGAGTCCCGCTTGATTCTGGATGACAGGCCCTATGCCAGCGTCCACTATATAGAAATCAAAAGTCGACTCTGGAATAAACAGAAAAATCAGGTTCACAGCCTGGGCATATCTTATGGAGTACTTGCCAGTCCCATCGCTGAATTTGCCCAAATAATCATCCATACCATAGGTAGGATAAGACCTGTACCTGAAGGCTGGGACAATCAGATCGCTCATCCCTGGGAACCGACCCTCCTGATGTCCTATCAAAGAGATCGAATCTGGCGGAAAGAAAAAGCTCACTCCTTTCTGGATTTGAAAGAAAGTATTTCTCTTGATGTGGGTTTCCGACTTATGGGAGCTTATGCGCTCACAGGGAGATGGGGTACGAAAGTGGGTAAAAGGGATCAGGGGCAGGCTTTTCTTTATCTCAGATTGAAACCTCATGCACTGGCTTATGATGCTAATCTGGAAGGACAGTTTCGCCCTTCTTTATATACCGTCCCGCGAAAAGACATCTATTTTTTCCGGGCTGAAGCGGCGGCAGGGATTAGTTTTAATTGGGATTGGGCGAAAAGGAGTCTAAAGACCGGTTATGGTTTTTATGCGCAAAGCCCGGAGGCAAGATATCCTACTCATACACGCTTTCATTATTGGGGAAGATTCTGGTTAGGATGGGTGTTTTAG
- a CDS encoding MotA/TolQ/ExbB proton channel family protein, with protein MFKTKITQLIFSIVAALGLWTALTLMGNLFEGVSGLHRFFEVLGGSGKGYIQAAIYILFFYSLFELFERKRAIKTEFEGFQLNLLPEKDQLVLSPEEVGKIKLEVIELEKSGKRFMITNFIKKACTQYRNDKSIPDTLQVFNAQVDNSKEELESKLEIVRYLLGAIISLGFIGTLIGLSSSIGMAHLAQTEEGMPEITRNLNIAFDTTLVALLIGLILNFLYHRYLEYIDTFYSRTKSYIIDNLISRIYVPA; from the coding sequence ATGTTTAAGACGAAAATAACTCAACTAATATTTAGTATAGTGGCCGCTCTGGGGCTTTGGACAGCTCTAACCCTTATGGGAAACCTTTTCGAAGGAGTATCCGGCCTGCACCGTTTCTTTGAAGTATTAGGAGGTTCTGGCAAAGGATATATCCAGGCCGCCATTTACATCCTCTTTTTCTATAGTCTATTTGAACTATTTGAAAGAAAAAGAGCCATCAAAACGGAATTTGAAGGTTTTCAACTAAACCTCCTTCCTGAAAAAGATCAATTGGTCCTTTCTCCAGAAGAAGTAGGTAAGATTAAATTGGAGGTGATTGAGTTGGAGAAATCCGGCAAGCGTTTTATGATCACCAATTTCATCAAGAAAGCCTGTACCCAGTATCGTAACGATAAATCTATCCCTGATACCCTGCAGGTATTCAATGCACAGGTTGACAACAGCAAAGAAGAATTGGAATCCAAACTGGAGATCGTTCGTTACTTGCTCGGAGCCATCATCTCTTTGGGCTTCATCGGAACCCTGATTGGATTGTCTTCTTCTATCGGTATGGCGCATTTAGCCCAAACAGAAGAAGGAATGCCAGAGATTACCCGCAACCTGAACATTGCTTTTGACACCACCCTGGTAGCTTTGTTGATAGGATTGATTCTCAATTTCCTATACCACCGCTACCTCGAGTATATCGATACCTTTTATTCGCGTACCAAATCCTATATCATTGACAATTTGATCAGTAGGATCTATGTACCCGCCTAA
- a CDS encoding porin family protein, with the protein MKSLTKLLVIALFFPLNALVAQSSFFIGANGGANFSKFKHTIDLAELYTTSSSLSGLNGGVEFGLQLSNWTITSGVNYMQKGGNYATDNFSDQNGVGFLSAKERLHYVAIPVLVGYRAPLSDNFGFSLDMGPSFNMGFSGKIDENIEYYASEEVTNEQYSVDFGTGVNDDYKSTQVSFQFSPGMYFKLNNRSTITFNFTWDNDFRDAFNQRYKQANTFFDDYKGSQFNRSTVLTIGYEYHLNFSDKY; encoded by the coding sequence ATGAAATCGCTTACAAAATTACTTGTTATAGCATTATTTTTTCCTCTCAACGCTTTGGTAGCACAGAGCTCATTTTTTATCGGCGCAAATGGAGGAGCAAACTTTTCCAAGTTCAAGCATACGATTGACCTTGCAGAGTTGTACACAACTTCAAGTTCCTTAAGCGGCTTGAACGGTGGTGTAGAATTCGGTTTGCAACTTTCCAATTGGACAATTACCAGTGGAGTGAATTACATGCAAAAAGGCGGTAATTATGCAACAGATAATTTCAGTGATCAAAATGGCGTAGGTTTCCTCTCAGCAAAAGAAAGACTGCATTATGTAGCTATCCCGGTACTGGTAGGATATCGCGCTCCGCTTTCTGACAATTTTGGATTCTCCCTCGATATGGGTCCTTCATTCAATATGGGATTCAGTGGAAAGATCGATGAGAACATTGAATATTATGCATCGGAAGAAGTTACCAACGAACAATATTCTGTTGATTTTGGAACCGGTGTAAATGACGATTACAAAAGTACGCAGGTAAGCTTTCAGTTTTCTCCCGGTATGTATTTCAAGTTGAACAACAGAAGTACCATTACTTTCAACTTTACCTGGGACAATGACTTCAGAGATGCTTTCAACCAAAGATATAAGCAAGCCAATACTTTCTTTGACGACTATAAAGGAAGTCAATTCAACCGCTCAACTGTCCTGACTATAGGATATGAGTACCACCTCAACTTTTCTGATAAATATTAA
- a CDS encoding bile acid:sodium symporter, with protein MGISFSTLINVMLFSIMLAMGASLSWDSFKHALKYPKPFLVGMLSQFALLPFLAYLIVLGLDLSAVMGLGLLMIACTPGGSTSNLYTYYAKGDVALSISMTVASSLAATFMMPLLLKFYSEALGIGSEISIPFSKILISLILLLVPVSIGVLIKSRNAKWGQLIEKLGARIGIVAIILIFVIPLINNREMFEVPSRVFVASGLIAAAGMCFGYILSRIFKLSIAQSKTVSLETGIQNAVLTVGVIGLSFDGELVEDLLVIPTLYIFFIPIFSVLAAFVIFRYISPREA; from the coding sequence ATGGGCATATCCTTCTCCACACTCATTAATGTCATGTTGTTTTCCATCATGCTAGCTATGGGAGCGAGTTTGAGCTGGGATTCATTTAAACATGCCCTGAAATATCCCAAGCCTTTTCTGGTAGGTATGCTTTCCCAATTTGCCTTGCTCCCCTTCTTGGCCTATCTCATCGTCCTGGGCTTGGATTTATCTGCTGTTATGGGTTTGGGACTTTTGATGATTGCCTGTACACCGGGAGGTAGTACCTCCAATCTATATACCTATTATGCGAAAGGAGATGTGGCTCTGAGTATCTCCATGACAGTTGCTTCCAGTCTGGCAGCTACATTTATGATGCCCTTATTATTAAAGTTCTATTCGGAGGCTTTGGGGATTGGGAGCGAAATCAGTATACCTTTCAGTAAGATTCTTATTTCTCTTATCCTCTTGCTTGTGCCCGTGAGTATAGGAGTATTAATTAAGAGTAGGAATGCTAAGTGGGGTCAACTCATCGAAAAGCTGGGAGCCAGAATTGGCATTGTAGCCATCATCCTCATCTTCGTAATTCCGCTTATCAATAATCGAGAAATGTTTGAGGTCCCAAGCAGGGTTTTTGTGGCTTCCGGACTCATCGCTGCAGCAGGGATGTGCTTTGGATATATTCTGAGTAGAATCTTCAAATTGAGCATAGCCCAGAGTAAGACTGTTTCGCTTGAAACAGGGATCCAAAATGCGGTACTAACTGTGGGAGTTATTGGGCTGAGTTTTGACGGGGAATTGGTTGAGGATCTTTTGGTGATTCCCACTCTTTATATCTTCTTTATTCCTATTTTTTCTGTACTCGCTGCCTTTGTAATCTTCCGCTATATCAGTCCTAGAGAGGCTTAG